The region CGTCATGAACCTCGAATTTCAGGTCATGGCTCATCATGGATACCAGCTCCGACGTGCGTTTCATCATCTCCCGCACACTCTTTTCATCCTGCTTAATCTCCGAATCTTTTGCAGGTTCCTGAACCTTTTTTACAAGCTCCACGTTCGGCGCTTCCGTCGTGCTCAACACCGATAACGGAAGGGCTTCGCGCAGAGTTTCGTGTTGTGAGGTGCTGACGAAGGATGACAA is a window of Synergistaceae bacterium DNA encoding:
- a CDS encoding flagellar protein FlaG — encoded protein: LSSFVSTSQHETLREALPLSVLSTTEAPNVELVKKVQEPAKDSEIKQDEKSVREMMKRTSELVSMMSHDLKFEVHDEAGIVQIHVIDATDGRIVRKIPSDEVLKLVTAIKEKMAERVDVKA